A segment of the Labeo rohita strain BAU-BD-2019 unplaced genomic scaffold, IGBB_LRoh.1.0 scaffold_275, whole genome shotgun sequence genome:
TGTGTGTTATAGCAAGCATGATCTGAGGGTACATGAGCAGTTTTagcacagtgccacctactgttcagaaattatgaaaattaacattttatgatCTTACTTTTTTTCGTGTTGTTGGTTTAAACAATGCTGATTCAGTTCTGGCTTCCTCTTGTGTCTGAACTGCATTAACACAcatgttaaaacaacagttttaataatattatatcaaaatTTCTGTCTTACAAAAAGATCAATTTGTATAGATTAATTGTTTGTTCTGCTGACCTGTTTTTCTACATTTCCAGCTGATGCAGCAGTACATCACAACTGTAGCTAAAATCAACAGAGACCCAGCAGCAGTAGAAATCAGCACTATGTAAAATAAAGGTAGACCCTCATCTGTAATGAGCAAAATGAACCATTAGACTGATCGAATCTGTTTGCCTGTCAAGAAACACTATGAAACAATGACTTGATAGATCAGCTTAATTGCTGATAAAATCAATACCAGCATACCTGGACATGGCTGACAGAGTTCAGTGATGTTGAAATGTtgagtctggttgctgatgggattgttgatcacacagctgtaggtgtttttatcctgatattccacctccagaggtagagagagactgatgctgagatcagacacactgatgctggacaataaactgtttcctttgtaccaggagagactcacatcactcacattcaccactgaacacaacaatgaacaattctgctgtgatgatgatgatgaacagTCTCTGTTAATGTTAGGAACAGGCAGATGAGCTGGAAAACAGATAATGAACAGAAATATGgataaatgtaaacaacagtGTTATTTACAGTGAGAGCATGTCatctaaaactataaaatgattaaacattTCAATATGATTATTCATAGTTCTGTAGACATTCTcaacatttgtgtgtgttaatCAACCTCAAACCACAAACACAGTCAAAATGTTAAACCCcaaatattcctttaataaaacaatCTTGAACAAATGGTCTGTACTCaccataaacataaacattgaatgtttttgatgACAGTTTTTCTCCACTTATCTTTACTTCATAGAGTCCAGCATGTtcagttgtgatgtttgtgatggtcagagatccagtttgtttGTCCAATTTCAATCTGAATCTGAATCTCTCATCAGTACCATTATATGTAAAGAAGATGCCAACATCTCTACTGATTTCAGCTAGCAGAGACTTTTCAGCTATAAAATTCCATAGTATATCAtcgtcttcatgtatttcagcAACATTAGTTTTtagagtgacagaatctccctccatcactgacactgGTACTGACTCACCAAACACACCTAAAGAACATGTTTATTCACAGATTAGGGCTCCTGATGGTTTACAAAGCCTAAAATCAGATGTTGTCTGTAACCTTTAAATATGAACTCAAGTATAGGATGCAAAAGAAAGGTGATATTCATGTACAGAGAATGTGAACCAGTAATTTGATCTTTAACATAAACATCTGCAGTTACAAGACAAGTCAATTAGTCAATTGACATTTTCAAtagtttcatatttttgtatttagctTATTAAAACAGGCTCACTGAAAACAGTAGCAGAAGTGTTATTACTGTAAAACAGGAagaaattaaatcataaaaatgtgtttgtaactTACCAATTAGATGGCAACtacacaaacagaacaaaccaATTGTCTGAAACATTGTCTTCAATTGTTCTGTGAAAAGTCTGATGTAATAATATGACTATCTGCTGATAAAAAAAGCCTGATGTGTATCCTCCCATGACCCAGTTTAGCCCTCCTAGTTCATACACACTCTctgatatgtttaaaaaataaataaatgaataaataaagaaattaattaattaattaaaaaattaaatttaaagtataaataaattaagtatattGTATTAGACAACCTGagttaaagattttaaaatggttttataaCCATTCAGTTGTTGCAAATGACAAAGATCATCTGATATTATTGCCATTCTTACTTCTTACTGAAGAATGGCACGAGCAGCTCAACATCTGAGTCAAACTGAAAGCTGCTGTGGTTGTATTTCTTCAGAAATCTGATTTGATCTGTTAGATGGACAAATATCTTGTGCATcaatagcctttttttttttcagccggGTTTATTTTGTAGGTGAAGGGCTTCTTCCTGTGCTGTGGTTATGAGCCTCACAGGCACAGTCTGACTTCCCTCCTGCACAGAATAGATttacaatcaaattaaattaattgctGAAAAGTCAGGTCAATTTTTGCTAATCATTAATTACTGAAGCCCTTTTATTgaaaatctgtatgactttgaAAAGTCAAAGACACAAGCAATAGCTATTCAATTTACTCTTTAACATTCATGCAGCAACGCAGACACAAATAAAGCCACAAGCAGTGCTGAAATGACCCGGGCTCACCACAAcctggtggctttaggaaaacagcaaacagtgagcaatatgcatttaaagcgGTATATAGGAGGAATacatcaaataaattatatgtgcctaacttcctgctgccaactggtggtgctatgattataaGTGAATTTTgacctttagatgtcttcaggtcaggactAAAAAtctgaagtttggtgcagactgGACTTTGTATGTTTAAGTTtgtgtaaaacaagtaatttcctgttgccagcaggtggcactatgattataatggatattggcctttagatgtgttcagaccaggactcatcaaacatgtgaagtttggggcagatcggacattgtatggctgagttacaaaaACCTTTTCCATGGTGAAACATCGAAATTTGTTAAGCCGCTACACCctttaatgaaaactcaagatgttcacaatttaacatcactagtttgttacagtgtacaacatgtcacttcctgttgccagcaggtggtgctatgactataaTTACATATGGGCATGTAGATCTCTTCACTTCAGGACCcttattaaatgtgaaatttggggcagatcggacattgtatgcctgaattataacaacttcctttttcgtggcaaaaca
Coding sequences within it:
- the LOC127160007 gene encoding SLAM family member 5, which translates into the protein MSVQSVFGESVPVSVMEGDSVTLKTNVAEIHEDDDILWNFIAEKSLLAEISRDVGIFFTYNGTDERFRFRLKLDKQTGSLTITNITTEHAGLYEVKISGEKLSSKTFNVYVYAHLPVPNINRDCSSSSSQQNCSLLCSVVNVSDVSLSWYKGNSLLSSISVSDLSISLSLPLEVEYQDKNTYSCVINNPISNQTQHFNITELCQPCP